In bacterium 336/3, the following proteins share a genomic window:
- a CDS encoding NADH dehydrogenase, with the protein MKSAQIPKTDKPRVVIVGGGFGGLQLVKSLANADCQVVLLDKHNHHTFQPLLYQVATSGLETSSIIYPFRKAFGKQKNFIFRFAEVQKIITETNTLETSVGEITYDYLVIATGATTNYYGMKEIEERSFALKTIEDAIKLRNHVLRNFEEAVLTSDDEQRNSLMDYVIVGGGPTGVEVAGALAELKKHVFPIDYKELNIVEMDIHLVEASPKLLGAMSEESSKKALEYLQKMGVKVHLGVSVKSYDGYTVTLSNGEKFISQTLLWAAGVAGNPIAGLNEQAILPNKRIKTDGFNKIEGYQNIFAIGDIAAVTTETTPKGHPMVAQPAIQQAVNLAKNLKKIFKKDTSLKPFTYKDLGSMATIGRNKAVVDLTFMKFQGFFAWVTWLFVHLMALVGFRNRFFVFFSWFSSYFSYDKSNRLIIGDKEKIENHIIDKQNNT; encoded by the coding sequence ATGAAATCAGCACAGATTCCTAAAACCGACAAACCTCGTGTGGTCATTGTAGGTGGTGGTTTCGGTGGTTTACAGCTAGTAAAATCACTTGCAAATGCAGACTGCCAAGTTGTTCTTTTAGATAAACACAATCATCATACATTTCAACCACTATTATATCAGGTTGCAACATCAGGTTTGGAAACTTCTTCTATTATTTATCCATTCCGAAAGGCTTTTGGCAAACAGAAAAATTTTATTTTCAGATTTGCTGAAGTCCAGAAAATTATCACAGAAACCAATACTCTTGAAACTTCAGTAGGAGAAATTACATACGATTATTTGGTGATAGCAACAGGAGCTACTACCAACTATTATGGTATGAAAGAAATAGAAGAACGCTCTTTTGCTCTTAAAACCATTGAAGATGCTATCAAACTTCGAAACCATGTACTCCGAAATTTTGAAGAGGCTGTACTTACTTCAGATGATGAGCAACGCAATAGCCTCATGGATTATGTAATTGTAGGTGGTGGACCTACTGGAGTAGAAGTTGCAGGAGCATTAGCTGAATTAAAAAAACATGTGTTTCCCATAGATTACAAAGAACTCAATATTGTGGAAATGGATATCCATTTGGTCGAGGCTTCTCCAAAACTTTTGGGTGCAATGTCTGAGGAGTCTTCTAAAAAAGCATTGGAATATTTACAAAAAATGGGTGTAAAAGTTCATTTGGGTGTTTCTGTAAAAAGTTATGATGGTTATACCGTAACCTTAAGTAATGGCGAAAAATTTATCAGTCAGACACTTCTTTGGGCAGCTGGTGTAGCTGGAAACCCTATTGCAGGATTGAATGAACAAGCTATTTTGCCTAATAAACGCATCAAAACAGATGGATTTAATAAGATAGAAGGCTATCAGAATATTTTTGCTATTGGTGATATAGCTGCTGTAACCACAGAAACTACACCCAAAGGGCATCCTATGGTGGCTCAACCAGCCATCCAACAAGCTGTAAATTTGGCAAAAAACCTCAAAAAAATCTTTAAAAAAGATACATCTCTCAAACCTTTTACTTACAAAGATTTAGGTAGCATGGCAACCATTGGGCGTAACAAGGCCGTTGTAGATTTAACATTTATGAAATTTCAAGGGTTTTTTGCTTGGGTAACATGGCTTTTTGTACACTTAATGGCTTTAGTAGGTTTTAGAAATAGATTTTTTGTGTTTTTTAGCTGGTTTTCAAGCTATTTCAGCTACGATAAAAGCAACCGACTGATTATTGGAGATAAAGAAAAAATAGAAAATCATATAATTGATAAACAAAATAATACATAA
- a CDS encoding adenylylsulfate kinase, producing the protein MITNEIYPTTVLERPQKEILLQQKACVIWLMGLSGAGKSTLSHHLAQKLHQEGFLTQSLDGDNLRTGLNSNLGFSEADRLENIRRAAEVAKLFLNCGIIVIASFICPTQATQNMVRDIVGADFVEIFINCPLEICEARDVKGLYAKARAGVIKDFTGIDSPFEAPQSPELIINTHLNSLEECIEQIYELVLPKIKA; encoded by the coding sequence ATGATAACTAATGAAATCTATCCTACCACTGTACTCGAACGTCCTCAAAAAGAAATCTTACTACAACAAAAAGCTTGTGTCATTTGGCTCATGGGACTTTCAGGAGCTGGAAAAAGTACTTTATCACATCATTTAGCACAAAAGTTACACCAAGAAGGTTTCTTGACTCAAAGCCTTGATGGGGACAACCTTAGAACAGGTTTGAACAGCAATTTAGGATTTTCGGAGGCCGACCGTCTCGAAAATATTCGTAGAGCTGCTGAAGTAGCAAAACTTTTTTTAAATTGTGGTATCATTGTCATAGCTTCATTTATTTGCCCAACTCAAGCTACACAAAATATGGTTAGAGATATTGTGGGGGCAGATTTTGTGGAAATTTTCATAAACTGTCCTTTGGAAATTTGCGAAGCCAGAGACGTAAAAGGCTTGTATGCAAAAGCCAGAGCAGGTGTAATCAAAGACTTTACAGGTATTGATAGCCCTTTTGAAGCCCCTCAATCTCCCGAATTGATAATCAATACACACTTAAATAGTTTAGAAGAGTGTATTGAGCAAATCTATGAGTTAGTTTTGCCAAAAATTAAGGCCTGA
- a CDS encoding acyl-CoA dehydrogenase — translation MAVQTMQGLNFHLTEEQLEVQKAAKEFAQRELLAGVIERDDQQKFPYEQVKKMGELGFMGMMVSPTYNGGGMDTISYVLAMEEISKIDASASVCMSVNNSLVCWGLEKFGTEEQKQKYLTKLATGEVIGAFCLSEPEAGSDATSQRTTAEDKGDYYLVNGVKNWITNGNSASVYLVMCQTHPEKAHKGINCLIVEKGMEGFVVGKKEDKMGIRGSDTHSLMFTDVKVPKANRIGEDGFGFRFAMETLNGGRIGIAAQALGIASGAYELALAYSKERKAFGKLLHEHQGIQFKLAEMYTKIEAARLMIYKAAFLKDNKEDFALAAAAAKLYASEIAQEVTTEAVQIHGGYGYVKEFHVERLMRDAKITQIYEGTSEVQKIVIARSVLK, via the coding sequence ATGGCTGTTCAGACAATGCAAGGACTTAATTTTCATCTGACTGAAGAACAATTAGAAGTACAAAAAGCTGCAAAAGAATTTGCTCAAAGAGAGCTTCTCGCTGGTGTAATTGAAAGAGATGACCAACAAAAATTTCCTTATGAGCAAGTAAAAAAAATGGGAGAACTTGGTTTCATGGGTATGATGGTATCTCCTACCTACAATGGTGGTGGTATGGATACGATTTCGTATGTACTTGCTATGGAAGAAATTTCTAAAATAGATGCTTCTGCTTCTGTTTGTATGTCAGTAAACAACTCATTGGTTTGCTGGGGTTTAGAGAAATTTGGAACAGAAGAACAAAAACAAAAATACTTAACAAAACTTGCTACTGGTGAAGTGATTGGGGCATTTTGCCTTTCAGAACCTGAAGCAGGTTCTGATGCAACTTCTCAGCGTACCACAGCAGAAGACAAAGGCGATTATTATCTTGTAAATGGTGTAAAAAACTGGATTACAAATGGTAACAGTGCTTCTGTGTACTTGGTAATGTGCCAGACACACCCCGAAAAAGCTCACAAGGGTATCAACTGCCTGATTGTAGAAAAAGGTATGGAAGGTTTTGTCGTTGGTAAAAAAGAAGATAAAATGGGTATCAGAGGTTCTGACACACATAGTTTGATGTTTACAGACGTAAAAGTACCTAAAGCCAACAGAATTGGTGAAGATGGCTTCGGATTCCGTTTTGCCATGGAAACACTCAATGGTGGTCGTATAGGTATTGCTGCACAAGCTTTGGGTATTGCCTCTGGAGCTTATGAACTTGCTCTTGCATATTCTAAAGAGCGTAAAGCATTTGGTAAATTATTACACGAACACCAAGGCATTCAGTTTAAATTGGCTGAAATGTACACCAAAATTGAAGCTGCAAGATTAATGATTTATAAAGCTGCTTTCTTGAAAGATAACAAAGAAGATTTTGCTTTGGCTGCTGCTGCTGCTAAACTGTATGCTTCTGAAATTGCCCAAGAAGTAACTACGGAAGCTGTACAAATTCATGGTGGATATGGTTATGTAAAAGAATTCCATGTTGAGCGTTTGATGCGTGATGCAAAAATTACACAAATCTATGAAGGAACATCAGAAGTGCAGAAAATCGTAATTGCTCGCAGTGTCTTGAAATAG
- a CDS encoding uridine kinase → MEKPFIIGITGGSASGKTSFLKNLINSFDSDEICLISQDNYYRSKDEQPTDENGVHNFDLPESINAHEYARDIQKLRNGETVYRLEYTYNNPDVVPQTLVFKPAPIIVVEGIFVFYFSEIAELLDFKIYIDAKEHIKLKRRIHRDQIERGYDIADVLYRYEKHVSPTYERYIEPFKNEADIIIPNNFHYQKPLEMVVSYLQKKILNK, encoded by the coding sequence ATGGAAAAACCCTTTATCATCGGCATCACTGGGGGAAGTGCTTCAGGCAAAACATCTTTTCTTAAAAATCTTATCAATTCTTTTGATAGTGATGAAATCTGTTTGATTTCTCAGGATAATTATTATCGTTCTAAAGATGAACAGCCTACTGATGAAAATGGTGTTCATAATTTTGACCTACCCGAATCTATTAATGCTCATGAGTATGCTCGTGATATACAGAAACTTAGAAATGGAGAAACAGTCTATAGATTAGAATATACTTACAATAACCCAGATGTTGTCCCTCAAACATTGGTATTCAAACCTGCTCCCATTATTGTGGTAGAGGGTATTTTTGTGTTTTATTTTTCTGAAATTGCAGAATTGCTTGATTTTAAGATTTATATAGATGCTAAAGAACATATTAAGCTAAAAAGACGTATACACAGAGACCAAATTGAACGTGGTTACGACATTGCAGATGTGTTGTATCGTTACGAAAAGCATGTTTCTCCCACCTACGAACGATATATAGAGCCATTTAAAAATGAAGCAGATATCATTATACCTAATAATTTTCATTATCAAAAACCTTTGGAAATGGTAGTATCTTATCTTCAAAAGAAAATATTAAATAAATAG
- a CDS encoding deoxyribonucleotide triphosphate pyrophosphatase — MKICFATNNKNKIYEVQTLLGNSVELVSLESIGCFEELPETQDTIPANSAQKAQYVWEHFGVACFADDSGLEVEALKGAPGVYSARYAGIPKNDENNIQLLLRNLENYTNRNAQFRTCITLVTKHGEWQFEGTIHGTILNEKRGEKGFGYDPVFLPNGYDKTFAEMDIEAKNQISHRAIAVKKIIDFLQKNIDLL; from the coding sequence ATGAAAATTTGTTTTGCAACTAATAACAAAAATAAAATTTACGAAGTACAAACATTGTTGGGCAATTCAGTGGAGCTTGTAAGTTTGGAGTCTATTGGCTGTTTTGAAGAACTCCCTGAAACACAAGATACTATCCCTGCCAATTCTGCTCAAAAAGCTCAATATGTTTGGGAACATTTTGGAGTTGCTTGTTTTGCTGATGATAGTGGTTTGGAGGTAGAAGCTCTCAAAGGAGCTCCAGGTGTGTATTCGGCTCGTTATGCAGGTATTCCCAAAAATGATGAAAATAATATTCAGTTATTACTCAGGAATTTAGAAAACTACACTAATCGAAATGCCCAATTCAGAACTTGCATTACTTTGGTAACTAAGCATGGAGAGTGGCAATTTGAAGGGACAATACACGGAACAATTTTAAATGAGAAAAGAGGAGAAAAAGGCTTTGGCTATGACCCTGTTTTTTTGCCCAATGGTTATGATAAAACTTTTGCAGAAATGGATATTGAAGCCAAGAATCAGATTAGCCACAGAGCCATTGCTGTAAAAAAAATTATAGACTTTTTACAAAAGAACATAGATTTGTTGTAA
- a CDS encoding radical SAM protein, giving the protein MKGSWQDTLNLGSKLSIKKVWNIAKTLSSFYVSKWKGIPSHWGLPFSISVEPTTACNLRCPECPSGLRAFTRPTGLLQEDLYKKIIDELADYLVYLILYFQGEPYLHPKFFELVEYASQKNIYTATSTNAHYLHEKNAIKTVESGLDRLIISIDGTTQETYEAYRIGGNLEKVIKGTETLLNVRSRLKAKKPYTIFQFLVVAPNEHQIEEVKLLAKNLGVDKVAFKTAQIYDYEQGSPLLPQQQQYSRYKKQEDGTFQIKNQLLNECWKMWHSCVITWDGKVVPCCFDKDATHQLGNLASEDFKKVWQSESYHAFRQSLLRSRSEIDICKNCTEGTKVWA; this is encoded by the coding sequence ATGAAAGGTTCTTGGCAAGATACACTCAATTTAGGCAGTAAATTAAGCATTAAAAAAGTTTGGAACATAGCCAAAACACTCAGCAGTTTTTATGTTTCTAAATGGAAAGGCATACCATCACATTGGGGTTTGCCTTTTAGCATTTCTGTTGAACCTACAACAGCCTGCAATCTACGTTGTCCTGAATGCCCCAGTGGTTTAAGAGCTTTCACACGCCCCACAGGTTTATTACAAGAAGATCTCTATAAAAAAATTATTGATGAACTTGCTGATTATCTGGTGTATCTGATTTTGTATTTTCAGGGAGAGCCTTATTTACATCCCAAGTTTTTTGAGTTGGTAGAATATGCTTCTCAGAAAAACATCTATACAGCTACTTCTACCAATGCTCATTATCTTCACGAAAAAAATGCCATCAAAACAGTAGAAAGTGGATTGGATAGGCTCATCATTTCAATTGATGGTACGACCCAAGAAACCTATGAAGCTTACCGAATAGGTGGCAATTTAGAAAAAGTGATTAAAGGAACAGAAACTTTGTTGAATGTGAGAAGTCGTTTGAAAGCTAAAAAGCCTTATACTATTTTTCAGTTTTTGGTGGTAGCCCCAAATGAACACCAAATTGAAGAGGTGAAGCTACTTGCTAAAAATCTAGGTGTGGATAAAGTTGCTTTCAAAACGGCTCAAATTTATGACTATGAACAAGGTTCACCTCTTTTGCCTCAACAACAACAATATAGCCGATATAAAAAGCAGGAAGATGGTACTTTCCAGATTAAAAACCAACTTCTAAATGAATGTTGGAAAATGTGGCATTCGTGTGTCATTACTTGGGATGGAAAAGTTGTTCCTTGTTGTTTTGATAAAGATGCAACCCATCAATTAGGAAATTTGGCTTCTGAAGATTTTAAAAAAGTTTGGCAATCAGAATCTTACCATGCTTTTAGACAAAGCCTTTTGCGTTCGAGAAGCGAAATAGATATTTGTAAAAACTGTACCGAAGGCACAAAAGTATGGGCATAA
- a CDS encoding aspartate aminotransferase, producing the protein MNSTSSKTLLSQRVIELHESQTLEMAAKARELEAKGVDVIKLSLGEPDFNTPDHIKAAAKKAIDDNFSFYTPVPAILDLRKAIAEKLNRDNQLDMKAENIVVSTGAKQALINAILALINPGDEVIVFAPYWVSYIPMIQLAEGKAVIVNGKIENGFKVNPDDLKKAITPKTKAVLYSSPSNPTGTVYTKEELKAFADIIAPHENIYIIADEIYEYITFEGNYWSIGAFENVKNRTVTVNGFSKGYAMTGWRVGYLAAPKEIADACNKIQGQFTSATCSIAQKAALAAITGGTESIHVMKEAYLRRRNLVLELIKEIPAIKTYVPQGAFYLFPDVSAYFGKSDGETTIKTSNDLCMYLLNKAHVALVDGEGFGAPECIRISFAASDESLKEAIRRMKEALDKLK; encoded by the coding sequence ATGAACAGTACTTCTAGTAAAACCCTTTTATCTCAAAGAGTTATTGAATTACACGAATCTCAAACTTTGGAAATGGCTGCCAAAGCTCGTGAATTAGAAGCAAAAGGCGTTGATGTGATTAAATTAAGTTTAGGAGAGCCTGATTTTAATACTCCTGACCATATCAAAGCTGCTGCAAAAAAAGCCATAGACGATAATTTTTCTTTTTATACCCCTGTTCCTGCTATTTTAGATCTTCGTAAAGCAATTGCTGAAAAACTCAATAGAGATAATCAGTTAGATATGAAAGCTGAGAACATTGTAGTTTCTACTGGAGCAAAGCAGGCTCTTATCAATGCTATTTTGGCACTTATAAACCCTGGTGATGAGGTGATTGTATTTGCACCTTATTGGGTAAGTTATATCCCAATGATACAACTTGCTGAAGGAAAAGCCGTTATTGTAAACGGAAAAATAGAAAATGGCTTTAAAGTAAACCCTGATGATCTAAAAAAAGCCATTACGCCCAAAACAAAAGCTGTTTTATATTCTTCGCCTTCAAATCCAACAGGTACCGTTTATACCAAAGAAGAACTAAAAGCTTTTGCTGATATTATAGCACCTCACGAAAATATTTATATTATTGCTGATGAAATTTATGAATACATCACTTTCGAGGGAAATTATTGGAGTATTGGAGCTTTTGAGAATGTGAAAAATAGAACTGTAACTGTAAACGGTTTTTCTAAAGGCTATGCCATGACAGGCTGGAGAGTGGGTTATTTGGCAGCCCCTAAAGAAATTGCTGATGCCTGTAACAAAATCCAAGGGCAATTTACTTCTGCAACTTGCTCTATTGCCCAAAAAGCTGCTTTGGCTGCTATTACTGGTGGTACAGAGTCTATTCATGTTATGAAAGAAGCTTATTTACGTAGAAGAAATTTAGTTTTAGAACTTATCAAAGAAATTCCTGCTATCAAAACGTATGTACCTCAAGGAGCATTTTATTTATTTCCTGATGTAAGTGCGTATTTTGGAAAATCGGATGGTGAAACCACCATTAAGACATCTAATGATTTGTGTATGTATCTACTCAATAAAGCTCATGTAGCACTTGTAGATGGTGAAGGTTTTGGAGCTCCTGAGTGTATCCGTATTTCTTTTGCAGCTTCTGATGAAAGTCTCAAGGAAGCCATCAGAAGAATGAAAGAAGCTTTGGATAAATTAAAATAA
- a CDS encoding transcriptional regulator, whose product MGRAFEFRKGRKMKRWGQMAKTFTKYAREIAMAVKSGGSEPEYNSRLRAILQNAKQDNVPKDNIERAIKKASSKDQEDYKELVYEGYGPHGIAVVIETATDNPTRTVANIRSYFNKTGGSLGTTGSLDFLFERQSIFQVTKKANVDLEELELELIDFGLNEMEAEEGEVFIYGTFEAFGKIQKYLEDNGYEIKSAKLERIPHEAKELTPEQEADVEKLLEKLEEDEDVQEVFHNMK is encoded by the coding sequence ATGGGAAGAGCATTTGAATTCCGTAAAGGCAGAAAAATGAAGCGTTGGGGGCAAATGGCAAAAACTTTTACCAAATATGCCCGTGAAATAGCTATGGCTGTAAAATCTGGTGGTTCAGAACCAGAATACAATTCTCGTTTGAGAGCTATTTTACAAAATGCTAAACAAGATAACGTTCCAAAGGATAATATTGAAAGAGCTATTAAGAAAGCCTCTTCAAAAGACCAAGAAGACTATAAAGAATTGGTTTATGAAGGCTATGGCCCTCATGGAATTGCTGTAGTTATTGAGACTGCTACAGATAACCCTACTCGTACAGTTGCCAATATTCGTAGCTACTTCAATAAGACAGGTGGTTCTTTAGGAACAACAGGATCTTTAGACTTTTTATTTGAAAGACAATCCATTTTTCAAGTAACCAAAAAAGCGAATGTAGATTTAGAAGAATTGGAATTAGAATTGATTGATTTTGGTTTAAACGAAATGGAAGCCGAAGAAGGTGAGGTTTTTATCTATGGTACTTTTGAAGCCTTCGGGAAAATACAAAAATACCTTGAGGACAATGGTTATGAAATAAAAAGTGCTAAATTGGAACGCATCCCACACGAAGCCAAAGAGCTTACACCTGAACAAGAAGCTGATGTAGAAAAATTATTGGAAAAGCTTGAAGAAGATGAAGATGTGCAAGAAGTTTTTCACAACATGAAGTAA
- a CDS encoding osmotically inducible protein OsmC — MANQIESVYQGNLRTQATHLASSNAIITDAPTDNNGKGEAFSPSDLVCAALGSCMMTIMGIVAERDGVDLKDVTWKTTKVMTSSPRKIGEIHIEFNFPKELNFDDKYKQKLENAAHTCPVALSLSNEIKQVVNFNF; from the coding sequence ATGGCTAACCAAATAGAATCAGTTTATCAAGGAAATTTAAGAACACAAGCCACACATCTGGCTTCTTCCAATGCAATTATCACAGATGCCCCTACCGATAATAATGGAAAAGGAGAGGCTTTTTCACCCTCAGACTTAGTTTGTGCTGCTTTGGGAAGTTGTATGATGACCATTATGGGTATTGTAGCTGAAAGAGATGGAGTAGATTTGAAAGATGTTACTTGGAAAACCACGAAAGTGATGACTTCAAGTCCACGAAAAATTGGAGAAATTCATATTGAGTTCAATTTTCCAAAAGAGTTGAATTTTGATGATAAATATAAGCAAAAACTCGAAAATGCTGCTCATACCTGCCCTGTGGCTCTTAGTCTTTCAAACGAAATCAAACAAGTTGTGAATTTTAATTTCTAA
- a CDS encoding dihydrolipoamide dehydrogenase (Catalyzes the oxidation of dihydrolipoamide to lipoamide), with protein MQYDVTVIGSGPGGYVAAIRAAQLGLKTAIIEKYNTLGGTCLNVGCIPSKALLDSSEHYYNATHTFEQHGIKVKSVDVDFTQMIKRKADVVKMTCDGVKFLMDKNKITVYTGVGSFVDKNTIKITKADGSTEQITTKNVIIATGSKPSTLPTMPIDKKRVITSTEALTLEKQPKSLIVIGAGVIGAELGSVYARIGTKVTMIEYAASMIPTMDSTMGKELFKATKKLGIDFYFSHKVTSVENKGKEVVVKADNAKGESVEFKAEYCLISIGRKPYTEGLALENAGLQVDEKGRIPVNDHLETSVQGIYAIGDVIKGAMLAHKAEEEGVMVAEFLAGQKPHINYLLIPNVVYTWPEVAGVGYTEEELKKNGTPYKVGQFPYRALGRARASMDIDGLVKVLAHKDTDEILGMHIIGARAADMIAVGVTAMEFRASAEDIARQSHAHPTYMEAVKEACLAATENRPIHI; from the coding sequence ATGCAATATGATGTAACCGTGATAGGCTCAGGACCAGGTGGTTATGTAGCTGCTATTCGTGCTGCTCAGCTTGGACTGAAAACAGCCATTATCGAAAAATACAATACTTTAGGAGGTACTTGTTTGAATGTGGGCTGTATCCCTTCAAAAGCTCTTTTAGATTCTTCTGAACACTACTACAATGCAACACATACTTTTGAGCAACATGGTATCAAAGTAAAAAGTGTAGATGTAGATTTTACCCAAATGATTAAGCGTAAAGCAGATGTCGTAAAAATGACTTGTGATGGCGTAAAATTCTTGATGGATAAAAACAAAATTACAGTCTATACTGGTGTTGGCTCTTTCGTTGATAAAAACACAATCAAAATTACCAAAGCAGATGGCTCAACAGAGCAAATTACAACCAAAAATGTAATTATTGCCACTGGATCTAAGCCTTCTACATTGCCAACCATGCCCATAGATAAAAAAAGAGTGATTACATCTACTGAGGCTTTAACTCTTGAAAAACAACCCAAATCCTTGATTGTCATTGGGGCTGGTGTTATTGGTGCTGAATTGGGTTCGGTGTATGCTCGTATTGGTACCAAAGTAACCATGATAGAGTATGCTGCATCTATGATTCCTACCATGGATAGTACAATGGGCAAAGAACTTTTCAAAGCAACTAAAAAACTGGGTATAGATTTTTATTTCAGTCATAAAGTAACTTCTGTAGAAAATAAAGGAAAAGAAGTTGTTGTAAAAGCTGATAATGCAAAAGGCGAAAGCGTAGAATTTAAAGCTGAATATTGTTTAATTTCTATTGGCAGAAAGCCCTATACTGAAGGTCTGGCATTGGAAAATGCAGGTTTACAAGTTGATGAAAAAGGTAGAATTCCTGTAAACGACCATTTAGAAACATCTGTACAAGGTATTTATGCCATTGGTGATGTGATAAAAGGTGCTATGCTTGCTCATAAAGCTGAAGAAGAAGGTGTGATGGTTGCTGAATTCTTAGCAGGACAAAAGCCTCATATCAATTATCTTCTTATTCCTAATGTGGTTTATACTTGGCCAGAAGTGGCTGGTGTAGGCTACACAGAAGAAGAACTCAAGAAAAACGGAACACCTTACAAAGTGGGACAATTCCCTTACAGAGCTTTAGGAAGAGCCAGAGCATCTATGGATATTGATGGTCTTGTAAAAGTGCTTGCTCACAAAGATACAGACGAAATTTTAGGAATGCATATCATTGGAGCTAGAGCTGCCGATATGATTGCCGTAGGCGTAACTGCTATGGAGTTTAGAGCCTCTGCTGAAGACATTGCTCGACAAAGCCATGCCCACCCTACCTACATGGAAGCTGTAAAAGAAGCCTGCCTTGCAGCGACCGAAAACAGACCTATTCATATTTAA
- a CDS encoding AraC family transcriptional regulator gives MEDYNKIIESLNVKFLKAKNFKLLNPFSISNFYDIENTLLLLHDGDITLKLGEEELKARPGDILFVPAGKQTHIIYGQGENNLLNNEKFITSREKYFQANQDPKLVGNIKNSFSYITFNAKLFDSVNFFTSLNIPAFVIRQNPTVSHLIIEVVLESLANSYGKERIQKIKTELIVIEVMRYVLENSLFVEQLATNSTYFKDPRLLEIFSYIKKYLGGDLSNKVLASVANVSEDYVGQYFKFLTGINPQDYIEYQRMEKAVDLLKTTKKSVREIGKDVGYKDTAYFCRRFKMMFGLPAGKMRKREAIAED, from the coding sequence ATGGAAGATTATAATAAAATCATAGAGTCTTTGAATGTGAAGTTTCTCAAAGCTAAAAACTTCAAATTGCTCAATCCTTTTTCTATCAGTAATTTTTATGATATAGAAAATACATTGTTACTATTACATGATGGAGATATTACCTTGAAACTTGGTGAGGAAGAATTAAAAGCCCGCCCTGGTGATATTTTGTTTGTTCCAGCAGGTAAACAAACTCACATTATTTATGGACAAGGTGAAAATAATTTACTCAACAACGAAAAGTTTATAACCAGCCGAGAAAAATATTTTCAAGCAAACCAAGACCCCAAACTTGTTGGGAATATCAAGAACTCATTTAGTTATATCACCTTCAATGCAAAACTTTTCGACTCTGTCAATTTCTTTACAAGCTTGAATATCCCTGCATTTGTAATTCGTCAGAATCCTACAGTTTCTCACTTAATTATTGAAGTGGTATTAGAATCTTTGGCTAATTCGTATGGAAAGGAACGCATCCAAAAAATAAAAACAGAATTGATAGTCATTGAGGTCATGCGTTATGTGCTTGAAAACAGCTTGTTTGTAGAGCAATTGGCTACCAACAGTACTTATTTCAAAGACCCTCGACTGCTCGAAATATTCAGTTATATCAAGAAGTATTTGGGTGGAGATTTATCTAATAAGGTGCTTGCCAGTGTTGCCAATGTATCGGAAGATTATGTTGGGCAATATTTTAAGTTTTTGACAGGCATCAATCCACAAGATTATATTGAGTATCAGCGTATGGAAAAAGCTGTGGATTTACTCAAAACCACCAAGAAGAGTGTCCGAGAAATTGGTAAAGATGTAGGTTATAAAGATACTGCTTATTTCTGTCGCCGTTTCAAAATGATGTTTGGCTTGCCCGCAGGTAAAATGCGTAAAAGAGAAGCTATCGCTGAGGACTAG